In Thalassoglobus sp. JC818, a single window of DNA contains:
- a CDS encoding aminotransferase class V-fold PLP-dependent enzyme: MNSVYLNHAGTSWPKPDVVQRAVQQALCETPENWGKRFDACHSRIAEFFGIPNRDDLLLTPGCTSALSLAIFDQLLQPGDEVLTSGFEHHALLRPLNKLGEHGVVTRVIPPTDDSLIDLESLESSLKSGRVKLVAMTAACNVTGDLLPWKEVGELCRRHGVPFLLDAAQVAGWFDLDLSRSSVDFVAFAAHKGLQSPWGIGGLYCSPQAEMNCQSASCSIEPPSADNKATRPSYCDTGSVDRIAMEGLAAAIDWLEREETGKRLDRARAKIGRIEEVLKADSRIEIVSRNPLHARLPTVAWIVDGVSPGEFANSLEQRGSIVSAGFQCAPIAHETLGTSEQGVIRLSVGPLTNDAEIDFTCEALQSALIAS, encoded by the coding sequence ATGAACTCCGTCTACCTGAATCATGCTGGCACGAGTTGGCCCAAACCGGATGTCGTCCAGAGAGCGGTTCAACAGGCACTTTGTGAGACTCCGGAAAACTGGGGAAAGAGATTCGACGCGTGTCACAGCCGCATCGCTGAGTTCTTCGGTATCCCGAATCGAGACGACTTGCTGCTGACTCCCGGCTGCACATCGGCACTGTCGCTGGCGATTTTCGATCAACTGCTTCAACCAGGTGACGAAGTCCTGACGAGCGGTTTCGAACACCATGCGTTGCTGCGGCCACTCAACAAACTCGGCGAACACGGAGTGGTGACTCGAGTTATTCCTCCAACGGACGACAGCCTGATTGATCTTGAGTCGCTGGAGTCGTCTCTGAAATCCGGTCGCGTCAAACTCGTGGCGATGACAGCAGCCTGCAACGTCACTGGTGATCTTCTCCCATGGAAAGAAGTGGGAGAACTTTGCCGACGGCACGGAGTGCCATTTCTACTCGACGCTGCCCAAGTTGCGGGATGGTTCGATCTCGATCTCTCGAGGTCTTCAGTCGATTTCGTCGCCTTCGCGGCCCACAAAGGGCTTCAATCGCCGTGGGGGATCGGTGGATTGTACTGTTCCCCACAAGCGGAGATGAACTGTCAAAGTGCGTCATGCTCAATCGAGCCGCCGTCTGCTGACAACAAGGCGACACGTCCCAGCTACTGTGACACCGGTTCCGTCGACCGAATTGCGATGGAAGGACTTGCAGCCGCAATTGATTGGCTAGAAAGAGAGGAGACTGGCAAAAGGCTCGACCGTGCCCGCGCAAAGATTGGCCGCATCGAGGAAGTGCTCAAGGCCGACTCTCGCATCGAAATTGTGAGCCGGAACCCTTTGCACGCTCGACTTCCGACGGTGGCCTGGATTGTCGATGGCGTCTCTCCCGGTGAATTCGCCAATTCACTCGAACAACGGGGTTCGATCGTTTCGGCAGGGTTTCAATGTGCCCCGATCGCTCACGAGACCCTCGGAACGTCAGAGCAGGGTGTGATCCGACTGAGCGTTGGCCCGTTGACAAACGATGCCGAGATCGACTTCACATGTGAAGCACTGCAGTCTGCACTCATCGCGAGTTAA
- the rplU gene encoding 50S ribosomal protein L21, whose translation MFAIIEDSGHQLRVEEGQTLVVDLRKEAELGQTITFDRVLLANGGADSIIGAPAIDGATVEAEVVDDLVKGPKLEVQKFRRRKNSRRHTGHRQKYTGVKITAINVPNLVVKEKSEEAPAAE comes from the coding sequence ATGTTTGCGATCATTGAAGACAGTGGTCATCAATTGCGGGTCGAAGAAGGTCAAACCCTCGTTGTTGATCTTCGCAAGGAAGCAGAATTGGGACAGACGATCACTTTTGACCGTGTTCTGCTGGCAAACGGTGGTGCTGATAGCATCATCGGTGCTCCTGCCATCGACGGTGCAACTGTTGAAGCCGAGGTCGTTGATGACCTCGTCAAAGGACCGAAACTGGAAGTCCAGAAGTTCCGTCGCCGTAAGAACTCACGCCGACACACAGGACACCGCCAGAAATACACAGGCGTTAAGATCACCGCGATCAACGTTCCGAATCTCGTTGTCAAAGAGAAGTCGGAAGAAGCTCCTGCGGCTGAGTAA
- a CDS encoding heterodisulfide reductase-related iron-sulfur binding cluster produces the protein MNSPRTSPAEIPSVDSQTGPQISECANSTAEVPGLFYERFLDCVHCGLCTSACPTYLETGNENDSPRGRIYLMRAVTDNRLELTDSVARHLDLCLDCRSCESACPSGVEYGRLIEPFRVAMHTDAKTGKPKLDWFQRWVLHGLFPYPKRVRLALWPAWVMQKLGIDRLMETIGLTKLLPGKLQRMHRLLPPLQHREPPLPEFLPAHGPVRATVGLFTGCVADAMFHHVNWATARVLQENGCNVVIPRSQGCCGAIHYHSGSASPAMDLAIQNAKSFAKAGVDAVIANVAGCGSMLKDYGHIAEELDVPAEERELLTQCASSIKDVSEFLSELGPIPPKHPLSTNVTYHDACHLCHAQQIRSQPRELLSLIPELTVSPLIESEICCGAAGSYNLTEPEMADRLGRRKVKNILDTGAEAVVMGNAGCSLQIQSVLRSEGRDDVGVYHPMELLDMSYRGVGLAKQ, from the coding sequence ATGAACTCACCGCGCACCAGCCCGGCCGAAATACCATCCGTTGACAGCCAGACAGGACCGCAGATATCAGAGTGTGCGAACTCGACGGCTGAGGTTCCCGGGTTGTTCTACGAGCGGTTTCTTGACTGCGTTCACTGTGGTCTCTGTACTTCCGCTTGTCCCACGTACCTTGAGACCGGTAACGAGAACGACAGCCCGCGCGGACGCATTTATCTGATGCGTGCGGTGACCGACAATCGGCTGGAACTGACCGATTCGGTCGCCCGCCATCTCGATCTTTGTCTCGACTGTCGCAGCTGCGAATCAGCCTGTCCTTCGGGCGTCGAATATGGACGATTGATCGAACCGTTTCGAGTGGCGATGCACACGGACGCGAAGACCGGCAAGCCAAAATTAGATTGGTTTCAGCGATGGGTTTTGCATGGGCTGTTTCCGTATCCCAAAAGAGTTCGACTCGCACTCTGGCCGGCATGGGTGATGCAAAAGCTCGGGATTGATCGGCTAATGGAGACGATCGGTCTCACTAAATTGCTTCCGGGCAAGTTGCAGAGGATGCATCGTCTCTTGCCACCACTTCAACATCGTGAGCCGCCGCTGCCGGAATTTCTCCCAGCCCATGGACCGGTTCGAGCGACAGTCGGTCTGTTCACTGGATGTGTTGCTGATGCGATGTTTCACCATGTCAATTGGGCGACCGCTCGGGTGCTTCAAGAGAATGGCTGTAATGTTGTCATTCCCCGAAGTCAGGGGTGCTGTGGCGCGATTCACTACCATTCGGGAAGTGCTTCACCGGCCATGGATTTAGCCATTCAGAATGCGAAGTCTTTCGCGAAAGCTGGTGTCGACGCTGTCATCGCAAATGTCGCGGGCTGCGGTTCGATGCTTAAGGACTATGGGCACATTGCGGAAGAGCTGGATGTACCAGCTGAAGAACGAGAGTTGCTGACTCAGTGTGCTTCTTCTATCAAAGATGTCTCGGAGTTTCTCTCTGAACTGGGGCCCATTCCTCCCAAGCATCCATTGTCGACAAATGTGACCTATCACGATGCTTGCCATCTCTGTCACGCACAGCAGATTCGATCACAACCGCGAGAGCTTCTCAGCCTCATTCCTGAGTTAACTGTCTCTCCGTTGATCGAATCAGAAATCTGCTGCGGAGCTGCCGGGTCGTACAATCTGACCGAACCGGAGATGGCTGATCGTCTGGGACGCCGGAAAGTGAAGAACATCCTCGACACAGGGGCGGAAGCTGTCGTGATGGGCAATGCGGGATGCTCGCTGCAAATTCAGTCGGTGCTGCGCTCCGAGGGACGAGACGATGTTGGAGTCTACCACCCAATGGAACTGCTCGACATGAGCTATCGCGGCGTCGGGTTGGCGAAGCAGTAG
- the dnaK gene encoding molecular chaperone DnaK: MAVSEKVIGIDLGTTNSVVSVMEGGEAKVIANQEGARTTPSVVAFNDKGDVLVGEPAKRQAVTNPENTIYSVKRFMGRRHSEVQSEEKIVPYKVIGGSDDYVKIDVNGKEFTPPEISAKVLMKLKDAAESYLGHRVNKAVITVPAYFNDAQRQATKDAGQIAGLEVSRIINEPTAAALAYGLEKKKDEKIVVFDLGGGTFDVSILEVEEGSVEVLSTNGDTHLGGDDFDEELINYVADEFKSKEGLDLREQPMALQRLREACEKAKKELSTLQSTEINLPFIHEAKHLQVTISRSKFEQLIDPLVDRCKKPVELALKDAKLSPSDIDEIVLVGGSTRVPLVVELVKKIFNGKEPHKGVNPDEVVSVGAAIQGGIIAGDVKDVVLLDVTPLSLGIETEGGVMTALVERNTTIPVTKSEVFSTAADNQSAVTVSVFQGERPMARDNRLLDQFNLEGIPAAPRGVPQIEVTFDIDVNGILNVSARDKGTGKEHKVTIQQSSGLSETEIEEMRKDAESHADEDKKRKELAEVRNQASNFVYQTEKTLKEHADKLDDSSKTAIESAIQKVKDAEGGEDAAAIKSALEDLEQATHALSKHIYEASNAAGGAEGAEPGAAPEADGSAAADDDVIDAEFEKKE; the protein is encoded by the coding sequence ATGGCAGTATCAGAAAAGGTCATCGGAATCGACTTGGGGACGACGAACTCCGTTGTCTCCGTGATGGAAGGTGGCGAGGCGAAAGTGATCGCCAACCAAGAAGGGGCACGAACGACTCCGAGTGTTGTGGCATTTAACGACAAAGGAGACGTTCTGGTCGGCGAGCCTGCGAAACGGCAAGCTGTGACCAACCCGGAAAACACGATCTACTCCGTGAAGCGTTTCATGGGCCGACGACACAGCGAAGTCCAATCGGAAGAAAAGATCGTCCCATATAAAGTCATCGGCGGATCCGATGATTACGTCAAAATTGACGTGAACGGGAAAGAGTTCACTCCTCCGGAGATCTCGGCAAAAGTCTTGATGAAATTGAAAGACGCCGCCGAAAGCTATCTCGGGCATCGAGTCAACAAGGCAGTGATTACTGTTCCGGCATACTTTAATGACGCCCAGCGTCAGGCGACGAAAGATGCTGGTCAAATCGCCGGGCTGGAAGTGAGTCGGATCATCAACGAACCGACCGCGGCAGCTCTCGCTTACGGACTTGAAAAGAAAAAGGACGAGAAGATCGTCGTCTTCGACCTCGGTGGAGGGACGTTTGACGTTTCGATCCTCGAAGTGGAAGAAGGATCTGTCGAAGTTCTTTCAACCAATGGAGACACCCATCTGGGGGGAGACGATTTCGACGAAGAACTGATCAACTACGTTGCCGACGAGTTCAAGTCGAAAGAAGGCCTCGACCTGCGTGAGCAGCCAATGGCTCTTCAGCGTTTGCGAGAGGCTTGCGAGAAAGCCAAGAAGGAGTTGTCGACGCTGCAAAGCACTGAGATCAACCTTCCCTTCATTCACGAAGCGAAGCACTTGCAGGTGACCATCAGCCGTTCAAAATTTGAGCAGCTGATCGATCCACTCGTCGATCGTTGTAAGAAGCCAGTCGAGTTGGCGTTAAAAGATGCCAAACTCAGCCCGAGCGACATTGATGAGATCGTTCTCGTCGGTGGTTCGACACGTGTTCCTCTCGTCGTTGAACTTGTGAAGAAGATCTTCAACGGCAAAGAGCCTCACAAAGGTGTTAACCCTGACGAAGTCGTCTCCGTGGGGGCTGCGATTCAAGGCGGTATCATCGCCGGTGACGTCAAAGACGTTGTGCTGCTGGACGTGACTCCACTGTCACTCGGAATCGAAACCGAGGGCGGGGTCATGACAGCACTCGTCGAGCGAAACACCACGATCCCGGTCACCAAGTCGGAAGTCTTTTCGACCGCTGCGGACAATCAGTCGGCAGTGACCGTCAGCGTGTTTCAGGGGGAACGACCGATGGCTCGCGATAACCGCTTGCTCGATCAGTTCAACCTCGAAGGGATTCCGGCAGCTCCGCGTGGCGTTCCACAGATTGAAGTCACTTTCGATATCGATGTGAACGGGATCCTGAACGTTTCCGCTCGAGATAAGGGAACCGGGAAGGAACACAAAGTCACGATTCAACAATCCAGTGGATTGTCTGAAACCGAAATCGAAGAGATGCGAAAAGATGCCGAATCGCATGCCGATGAGGACAAGAAACGCAAAGAACTGGCTGAAGTCCGAAACCAGGCTTCGAACTTTGTCTACCAGACAGAGAAGACGCTGAAAGAGCACGCCGACAAACTCGACGACTCTTCGAAGACAGCCATCGAATCTGCGATTCAGAAGGTCAAGGATGCCGAAGGCGGCGAGGATGCAGCTGCGATCAAGTCAGCTCTGGAAGACCTCGAACAAGCGACTCACGCATTGAGTAAGCACATCTACGAAGCATCGAATGCTGCAGGTGGAGCTGAAGGTGCTGAGCCGGGAGCGGCTCCAGAAGCAGACGGCAGTGCCGCAGCTGATGACGATGTCATCGATGCAGAGTTTGAAAAGAAAGAGTAA
- a CDS encoding carbon storage regulator — MLVLTRKKGEEIHIGDEIVIKVSELSGNRVKLCIDAPEVMRILRGEVAERMNAQADAVTSEQTSGRASSRFVSAS, encoded by the coding sequence ATGTTGGTTTTGACTCGAAAAAAGGGCGAAGAAATTCACATCGGTGACGAGATTGTCATCAAAGTTTCGGAGTTGTCCGGAAACCGTGTGAAGCTTTGCATCGACGCCCCCGAAGTCATGAGAATTCTTCGAGGCGAAGTCGCTGAGCGAATGAATGCTCAAGCAGACGCAGTCACCTCAGAGCAAACAAGTGGACGAGCAAGTTCACGCTTTGTGAGTGCTTCGTAA
- the lpdA gene encoding dihydrolipoyl dehydrogenase produces the protein MPNDSNHAQLVVLGGGPGGYPAAFEAADHGMQVVLVDQDARPGGVCLNRGCIPSKALLHLAKLIHEADEAKDWGLTFTAPEIDLDKIRDFKDSVITKMTGGIKQLCDARGVKLVQARGEFLNSSTLKLTAPDGTESELTFDHCIVAVGSRPAFPKFLDIGDDRVMDSTGALSLPDIPKKLLVVGGGYIGLEMGSVYSALGSEVTVVEMADDILLGADRDLVKPLRKRLDKQFRAIYTSTKLNSLKATDDGIVAEFEGKGVETPQTFDRVLVSVGRIPNGHGIGLETTSVKVTERGFIEVDRNMRTADSKIMAIGDVAGEPMLAHKATREAKVAVETLLGEPAEFDNVAIPAVVFTDPEVAWCGVTESQAKEQGLNINVVRFPWAASGRAQTIGRPEGITKLIVDAETDRILGMGIVGPGAGELIAEGVLAVETATVARDLAESIHAHPTLSETIMESAEGAYAQATHFVRPKRK, from the coding sequence ATGCCGAATGATTCAAATCACGCTCAACTCGTCGTTCTTGGAGGGGGACCTGGCGGTTATCCAGCTGCCTTCGAAGCTGCAGATCACGGGATGCAGGTTGTTCTCGTCGATCAGGATGCTCGTCCGGGTGGAGTTTGTCTGAATCGCGGATGTATTCCTTCTAAGGCGTTGCTGCACCTCGCTAAACTGATTCATGAAGCAGACGAAGCGAAGGATTGGGGACTGACTTTCACAGCTCCGGAAATCGACCTCGACAAGATTCGAGATTTCAAAGACTCCGTCATCACGAAAATGACCGGGGGAATCAAACAACTGTGCGATGCTCGAGGTGTCAAACTCGTGCAGGCTCGCGGCGAATTTCTGAATTCATCGACGCTTAAACTGACAGCTCCCGATGGGACAGAATCGGAACTGACTTTCGATCACTGCATCGTCGCTGTCGGCTCTCGACCCGCATTCCCGAAGTTCCTCGACATCGGCGATGACCGCGTCATGGATTCCACGGGCGCGCTTTCTCTTCCAGATATTCCCAAGAAGCTGTTGGTGGTCGGCGGAGGTTATATCGGTCTGGAGATGGGATCTGTCTACTCTGCTCTGGGCTCGGAAGTGACCGTCGTCGAAATGGCTGACGACATTCTTCTCGGGGCCGATCGAGATCTCGTGAAGCCCCTGCGAAAACGGCTCGACAAGCAGTTTCGGGCGATTTACACGAGCACTAAGCTGAACTCGCTGAAAGCAACGGACGATGGAATTGTTGCTGAATTCGAAGGCAAAGGCGTTGAAACACCTCAGACCTTCGATCGCGTTCTTGTTTCAGTCGGACGAATTCCAAACGGTCACGGAATCGGCCTGGAGACGACTTCGGTCAAAGTGACCGAACGTGGGTTCATTGAAGTCGACCGCAACATGCGGACTGCGGATTCCAAGATCATGGCGATTGGAGATGTCGCTGGAGAGCCGATGCTCGCCCACAAAGCGACACGCGAAGCCAAAGTGGCTGTCGAGACATTGCTCGGTGAACCTGCAGAATTCGATAACGTGGCAATTCCCGCTGTTGTCTTTACAGATCCGGAAGTTGCCTGGTGCGGAGTCACTGAAAGTCAGGCCAAAGAACAGGGACTGAACATCAACGTCGTCCGGTTCCCATGGGCAGCTTCTGGCCGTGCTCAGACAATCGGTCGACCGGAAGGAATCACGAAGCTCATCGTCGATGCTGAAACCGATCGCATTCTCGGAATGGGAATTGTCGGTCCTGGAGCAGGCGAATTGATCGCTGAAGGTGTGTTGGCGGTTGAGACAGCTACTGTTGCCCGTGATCTGGCTGAGAGTATTCACGCTCACCCAACACTGTCGGAGACGATTATGGAGTCTGCCGAAGGTGCTTACGCTCAGGCAACACACTTCGTGCGACCTAAACGAAAATAG
- the glpK gene encoding glycerol kinase GlpK, with protein MKYLLALDQGTTSSRAIVFDEQGNAASSAQQEFEQIFPSPGHVEHDPEAIWKSQIETAKQALDTDAIPDSEIAAIGIANQRETVVLWDKKSGQPVCNAVVWQSRITDPICKRLKADQLDSLIRSKTGLVIDAYFSGTKIQYLLDNISGLRRRAEQGQILFGTVDSFLIWRLTNGRVHATDVTNASRTMLFNIHTQEWDRELLDLLKIPECMLPKVTPSSEIIGHSDPSIFGREIPIAGCAGDQQAATFGQACFSPGDAKNTYGTGCFMLLNTGDQAVTSELGLLTTIGWKIGDKTTYCLEGSVFIAGAVVQWLRDGLGIIEESSQITELCKTVHDNGGVYFVPAFVGLGTPYWDSSARGTIIGITRGTTSGHIARAAIQSMAFQSMDVLDAMQQESGVKLTRLKVDGGATVNNALLSFQAGLLGVPVLRPKIQETTALGAAFLAGLATGVYADMNEIAQHWSLDREFQPAMPVSQRDNLSSDWHHAVRAARGWIRD; from the coding sequence ATGAAATACCTGTTGGCGCTTGATCAGGGAACCACATCCAGTCGAGCGATCGTCTTCGATGAACAGGGAAATGCTGCGTCATCAGCTCAACAGGAGTTCGAACAGATCTTTCCCTCCCCGGGACACGTCGAACACGATCCTGAAGCCATCTGGAAATCTCAGATCGAAACGGCGAAACAGGCTCTCGACACGGACGCAATTCCGGATTCGGAAATTGCCGCCATTGGAATCGCCAATCAACGGGAAACGGTCGTTCTTTGGGACAAAAAATCGGGGCAACCGGTTTGCAATGCGGTCGTCTGGCAGAGCCGTATCACAGACCCGATTTGCAAGCGATTGAAAGCTGATCAACTCGACAGCTTAATTCGATCGAAAACCGGTCTCGTGATTGATGCGTATTTCTCCGGCACAAAAATCCAATATTTGCTCGACAACATTTCAGGCCTGAGAAGACGTGCAGAGCAGGGGCAAATTCTCTTCGGAACGGTCGACAGTTTTCTCATTTGGAGACTCACGAACGGTCGAGTGCATGCGACAGACGTCACCAACGCATCGCGCACAATGCTGTTCAATATTCACACTCAGGAGTGGGACCGTGAACTGCTGGACCTCCTCAAAATTCCGGAATGTATGCTTCCGAAAGTGACTCCTTCCTCGGAGATCATTGGCCACTCGGATCCTTCAATCTTCGGCAGGGAGATTCCGATCGCTGGATGTGCAGGCGACCAACAGGCAGCGACGTTCGGACAGGCGTGTTTTTCGCCCGGCGATGCCAAGAACACGTATGGAACCGGTTGTTTCATGCTCTTGAATACCGGTGACCAGGCAGTGACGTCTGAGCTTGGGCTTCTGACGACGATCGGTTGGAAGATTGGAGACAAAACGACCTACTGCCTCGAAGGGTCAGTTTTTATCGCCGGGGCAGTGGTCCAGTGGCTGCGTGATGGGCTTGGGATCATCGAAGAATCGTCCCAAATCACAGAGTTGTGTAAGACTGTCCATGACAACGGCGGCGTCTACTTCGTTCCTGCCTTTGTCGGACTGGGAACTCCATATTGGGATTCATCTGCTCGCGGTACGATCATCGGAATCACACGCGGAACGACCTCTGGACACATCGCCCGGGCTGCCATTCAATCAATGGCATTTCAGTCGATGGATGTCCTTGACGCGATGCAGCAGGAGTCGGGAGTCAAACTGACTCGCTTGAAAGTCGACGGTGGTGCCACCGTGAATAATGCACTTCTCTCATTTCAGGCGGGCTTGTTGGGCGTTCCGGTGCTTCGCCCCAAAATTCAGGAGACGACCGCTCTTGGAGCGGCATTCCTGGCTGGACTTGCTACGGGAGTGTACGCCGACATGAACGAGATCGCGCAACACTGGTCTCTTGACCGCGAGTTTCAACCGGCGATGCCTGTCAGTCAGCGTGACAATCTGTCATCCGACTGGCATCATGCAGTCCGAGCCGCGAGAGGCTGGATTCGCGACTAG
- a CDS encoding type VI secretion system contractile sheath large subunit codes for MSVTLYSGNELPDKNPPQLDPSAPFRILVLADLGATKPSANPIAVDCDDLDEAIQKLGVRAQFQLDENGPTVNVPIKAFDDFHPDRLVQSVELFDALRLRRKRMLDPKTFREELDSLKETDAPSQTSTTEQSTTSTDEAASLLDQAVNLTQARQTPLEEQVLNDQFDWDQYVRQLVAPHLVAKADPKQTEWIEQIDEVISQTMRRVLHHPKFQSLESTWSGIRFLTQRLETGRSLQIEVLHLELDALRQQLKETDQLEQTSLYKLLVETPSAEGESPWSIVVGDFAFSASLDDTTLLARIAKICQSAGSTFVAGATSEVIGCSSFGSCVDPDEWTGLSEEESQQWTALRQLSATRFICVTMPRFLGRRVYGSETDPIESFAFDELPDGNDHDAYLWVNSAFAAACVIGQSYLENGWDLQEALAGQIERLPLHYYDDQGEEVLKACGELFLVNRGAERMAAQGLSVCRSLKNDGAVRFDAIRSLSDSDSLLHGMWSSQ; via the coding sequence ATGTCTGTCACGCTGTACTCGGGAAACGAACTCCCGGACAAGAATCCGCCGCAGCTTGATCCATCGGCGCCTTTCCGAATTCTAGTCCTTGCTGATCTCGGCGCGACAAAGCCGTCCGCAAATCCGATCGCCGTCGACTGTGACGATCTCGACGAAGCGATTCAAAAACTTGGCGTGCGAGCACAATTCCAGCTGGACGAAAACGGCCCCACTGTGAATGTCCCGATCAAGGCATTCGACGACTTTCACCCGGACCGACTCGTCCAGTCGGTCGAACTGTTCGACGCACTTCGGCTCCGCAGAAAACGGATGCTCGATCCCAAAACGTTTCGCGAGGAATTGGACTCGCTCAAGGAAACAGACGCTCCTTCACAGACTTCAACAACAGAGCAGAGCACCACCAGCACTGACGAGGCAGCGAGCCTGCTTGATCAAGCGGTCAATCTCACCCAGGCCAGACAGACTCCGCTCGAAGAACAGGTGCTTAACGATCAATTTGACTGGGACCAGTATGTTCGCCAACTCGTCGCACCGCACCTCGTCGCCAAAGCCGATCCGAAACAGACCGAATGGATCGAACAGATCGATGAAGTGATCAGCCAAACAATGCGAAGAGTGCTGCATCATCCGAAATTTCAAAGCCTCGAATCCACCTGGTCGGGAATTCGGTTCCTGACACAACGACTGGAAACCGGACGATCTCTGCAGATCGAAGTTCTGCACCTCGAACTCGATGCCCTTCGTCAGCAACTCAAGGAGACCGATCAGCTTGAACAGACTTCGCTATACAAGCTGCTCGTTGAAACCCCATCGGCCGAGGGTGAGTCTCCATGGTCAATCGTCGTCGGTGACTTCGCTTTCAGTGCTTCTCTTGACGACACAACACTGCTGGCCAGGATCGCAAAGATCTGTCAATCAGCTGGCTCCACGTTTGTTGCAGGGGCAACATCCGAGGTCATCGGTTGCTCGAGTTTTGGAAGCTGTGTTGATCCAGACGAATGGACCGGGCTGTCTGAAGAGGAATCGCAGCAATGGACTGCACTCAGGCAACTCTCCGCGACACGCTTCATTTGTGTAACGATGCCAAGGTTTCTTGGCCGCAGAGTTTACGGCTCTGAGACTGATCCCATCGAGAGCTTTGCGTTCGACGAACTTCCTGATGGAAATGATCACGATGCCTATCTGTGGGTGAATTCCGCCTTCGCTGCTGCTTGTGTCATCGGTCAAAGCTACCTGGAAAACGGATGGGATCTTCAGGAGGCACTCGCAGGACAAATCGAACGACTCCCGCTTCACTACTACGATGATCAGGGAGAAGAAGTTCTGAAAGCATGCGGTGAACTATTTCTCGTTAATCGCGGGGCGGAGCGAATGGCTGCACAGGGGCTTTCAGTCTGTCGGTCATTGAAGAACGACGGGGCAGTTCGATTCGACGCGATCCGGTCGCTGTCTGATTCAGACTCACTGCTCCATGGAATGTGGAGTTCGCAATGA
- a CDS encoding isoaspartyl peptidase/L-asparaginase, with translation MKQHHRSQPLRKGRVLMTNNAHLSSNHPQRHRSLREKIQFLRAVLLVLATFAATHLGLERSAFAQPADDPKEVQYAIVIHGGAGGIPTSPEWIEQRTQVLNQALEHGTTMLKEGRSSLETVEAVVRILEDSEHFNAGRGAVCNADGKHELDATIMDGRNRATGAVGGVSIVKNPISLARLVMTETPHVLLVTAGAEDFARKFEEDTSIEIVPNTYFATEHQQQALERTKKALEQQEDDSMGTVGCVAWDQSGNIAAATSTGGLTNKAFGRLGDSPIAGAGTFADNATCGVSCTGVGEDFIRNAIAYDISARMNYKGSSLQDAVREVLNSTEHPIRGGVIAIDHAGHIVIGFNTPGMSRAAADSNGRFEIHVKD, from the coding sequence ATGAAACAACATCACCGCAGTCAACCTCTTCGCAAGGGACGAGTGCTCATGACGAACAATGCCCATCTCTCCTCCAATCATCCGCAGCGACATCGTTCTCTTCGCGAAAAAATTCAATTCTTGCGTGCGGTTCTTCTCGTTCTTGCAACTTTCGCCGCAACCCATCTTGGCCTCGAAAGAAGTGCGTTCGCACAGCCCGCCGACGATCCAAAAGAAGTTCAATATGCGATCGTCATTCACGGTGGAGCAGGGGGCATCCCGACTTCACCGGAATGGATTGAACAACGTACTCAGGTTCTGAACCAGGCTCTTGAGCACGGAACGACAATGTTGAAAGAGGGGCGGTCAAGTCTTGAGACCGTTGAAGCAGTCGTCCGAATTCTTGAAGACTCCGAGCACTTTAACGCCGGGCGAGGAGCGGTCTGCAACGCGGATGGGAAGCACGAACTTGACGCCACAATCATGGACGGACGAAACCGTGCGACCGGAGCGGTTGGGGGAGTGAGCATCGTCAAGAATCCGATTTCACTTGCCCGACTGGTCATGACTGAAACCCCACATGTGCTGCTCGTCACCGCAGGTGCTGAGGACTTCGCCCGAAAGTTCGAAGAGGACACCTCGATCGAAATCGTCCCCAACACTTACTTCGCAACCGAACACCAGCAGCAAGCACTTGAGCGCACGAAAAAAGCTCTCGAGCAACAGGAAGATGATTCGATGGGGACAGTCGGCTGTGTCGCTTGGGACCAGTCCGGAAACATCGCCGCCGCGACATCCACCGGCGGACTGACGAACAAAGCGTTCGGTCGACTCGGTGATTCTCCCATCGCTGGGGCAGGGACGTTTGCAGACAACGCCACGTGCGGAGTCTCGTGCACCGGAGTTGGTGAGGACTTCATCCGCAATGCGATTGCCTACGATATCTCTGCACGCATGAACTACAAAGGTTCATCGCTGCAGGACGCTGTCCGCGAGGTCCTAAACAGTACCGAACATCCGATTCGCGGAGGAGTGATTGCGATCGACCATGCAGGCCACATCGTCATCGGATTCAACACCCCCGGAATGAGTCGAGCGGCCGCTGATTCCAACGGCCGCTTCGAAATTCACGTCAAAGATTGA